In Pristiophorus japonicus isolate sPriJap1 unplaced genomic scaffold, sPriJap1.hap1 HAP1_SCAFFOLD_46, whole genome shotgun sequence, a single genomic region encodes these proteins:
- the LOC139252357 gene encoding probable G-protein coupled receptor 139 yields MNGFFLILWWLGKKTGRINGSKVPKLNLVAIVVLSRGKCGLSTCTTRYLVAMAAADLLVVITEVILWRISWYYFRGSFLNITPVCRVIYLLSRVTTDCSVWFTVTFTFDRFVAICLQKLKTKYCTGRTAAVVLATSCILLSSKNIPFYFALEPVYTIDNVPWDCVTIPAAFTEPGWVVFDWLDTVLTPLLPFAVILLLNALTVRHILVASRVRKRLRCESKGENGTDPEMESRRKSVILLFTLSGSFILLWLVYFIDFLYYSIAGINPTQYNDSLSNFEQVGQMLRNLSCCTNTFIYGVTQSKFREQLTSAVKYPFTSIIQLINKQNN; encoded by the exons atgaatgggttcttcctcatcttgtggtggctcggtaagaaaacaggtcGGATTAATGGCAGTAAAGTGCCGAAAT tgaatttagtggcgattgtggtcctgtcccggggaaagtgcggtctgtccacctgcaccactcgctacctcgtggccatggcagcggcggatctactggtggtcatcACTGAGGTCATACTGTGGCGGATCAGTTGGTATTATTTCCGGGGATCTTTCCTGAATATCACCCCTGTGTGTCGTGTAATATATCTCCTGTCCCGTGtaaccacagactgttctgtctggttcaccgtcactttcacctttgaccgatttgtggccatttgtttgcagaagctgaaaaccaaatattgcaccgggagaactgcggctgtggttctggcaacaagctgcattctgctctcttCTAAAAACATTCCCTTCTACTTTGCATTAGAACCTGTATATACAATCGACAATGTTCCGTGGGACTGTGTCACAATCCCAGCCGCTTTTACTGAGCCCGGATGGGTGGTATTTGATTGGTTGGATACGGTTTTAACCCCACTGCTACCATTCGCTGTAATTTTATTGCTCAAtgctctgacagtcagacacattttagtggccagtcgagtccggaaGAGACTGAGgtgtgagagcaagggggagaatggcactgacccagagatggagagcaggaggaagtctgtaATTTTACTCTTCACcttatccggcagcttcatactgctgtggctggtgtATTTTATAGATTTCTTATATTATAGCATTGCAGGAATAAATCCCACTCAGTACAATGATTCTTTATCAAACTTTGAACAAGTCGGACAAATGCTGCGGAATTTAAGTTgttgcacaaacacatttatttatggggtgacccagtccaagttcagagagcagttgacgaGTGCGGTGAAATATCCGTttacctcaattatacaattaattaataaacagaacaactga